From a single Daphnia pulex isolate KAP4 chromosome 2, ASM2113471v1 genomic region:
- the LOC124188673 gene encoding uncharacterized protein LOC124188673 isoform X2: MNSSGGGAEKKHQLSIDRAVFLILRVRRVFRRKLTGKRLRQTGPPSSAHGSNVNEKGGVGGLHSMAPSQRPAPFLRSRTLPSIIVPATTVVAMATASAAVHGAMVAAAAAAAADNNGLCVPSTSPKQQQPSATDSNEWQDIRDLLGMSSITAGSKPSGSSDPGSPCSTTVPAAAAGSGVRNKKSSADTSPSANSGRLSKLFVNSSGGVGSGSFRISNNNNNNQLQPPDCPVQIQVHLSNNDIHQQPATRLRRHSLESNNDSLRGKTTDPQAPDVLSTASGGTTRLNLSLAVPELSGKSIPVSPSTGGKRKTSHDRKKDSSLELLVHGLHLTKTDLKKMEKLTKINIHLHALFAAVEFGQVEKARAILEDNEVDINSYNSDGLSLMDVAVLTNNTEMVKLLIQHGAREGMEYGSKESLNLHLVQLLNEAEKQLEEKSQPSSSPVRVDLDKHVALWKRRVRILRKMKSGLEQLKVPNSPNQARVEVVGEHSAHIWWLQPEVDSGGICTKFKVQWSTHPDFAFPGGELEVRDTQIWKRGGGAEEFNEVNVTVSSCPSNSRCYFRVAAGNLSGYGSFKTTLPSSVLLSVWRIIDGRKPRFAGRLPILDDLFSKVRTWRPDYASEIRQLEDGLNEAPMKQRKNPAKLNLRQFFGANVKFQKNLRRGVYFACIVFHEDKVLVTTEEFPPVVEVDDTYPASVNNDFHWLMKIGCTWSDVKTLRQDMERSSSSANAHFRIKLLQAAAQLQSALGLQDLGQLHYQPLKDSQGTLVISSTCHLANIKAVPSSLNFKWLPLSKLQQRRVVTNEQESTASDLLLASLQEQINFMQVSNKPLPRGLYLGYLKMKSSVDLIRVLVPKDAPNLLPHAKIRDNPWVSSEEWQWIKKLAKSQPQNKNCNPEMNDGDGDGSEDKAEYSVMDGLTGKLNLQPSTAQLLFQSQLQRAACRLLGSMGIEGSVMQHRIYEDEVIELSPDVSVILLLPPPDSVCAVAGQSEALFHRPEFLSVPVQVFEMIHLRTYQRDLIGRYSRLSSILELDSNLAQLAMREAFSSVELAEAKQRFQRLQDVQVQVDSTWRGSRWIMDVLSLARDRTMTGVGVAIAALSQQVAPSTPLLPTPTESSEESSKRTRENSLKTPSTCSRLIHSTVSNNEGRIMGGGTPGGGKHRMLVKTKSDNKLLSSRNSIGESPAFLRVNTVRSRTPVCPECSVPLDLPGYVSNCGSCSCSRARYTQPETGELFKQQHSRSNETLPTPPILITQSGARKCISRSENQLNNLEFQPFLDAEGTDDSTLPVYAAAGQEQEEEPKYEQSTDDPPAPPPTKLQRGGSGGKKGRSTGSMRSNSQESECSHPSRSSHTPSLTSLSSVDGDPDSGSTRSADVESGDASSTSGIIQVYAAYESGLANGTSVKLHVTTRTVAREVVDLVVRQLNMAVGLKGKDGPVYPAEEFKNFCLVAVIGARERCLRDDFRPLHLQNPWKKGRLYVRQKKDVLAAIEQSGRQQKPPPAAL; the protein is encoded by the exons ATGAATTCCTCCGGTGGTGGTGCGGAAAAGAAACATCAGCTGTCAATCGACCGGGCCGTCTTTCTCATATTGCGCGTCCGTCGCGTCTTCCGGCGAAAATTGACGGGCAAGAGACTCCGCCAGACTGGGCCACCATCGTCGGCTCACGGCAG cAATGTGAACGAAAAGGGTGGAGTCGGAGGACTGCACTCGATGGCTCCTTCCCAGCGGCCGGCCCCGTTCCTTCGATCGCGGACATTACCCAGCATCATCGTCCCAG CGACGACAGTAGTGGCCATGGCCACGGCTTCGGCAGCTGTTCACGGAGCcatggtggcggcggcggcagcagcagcggccgaCAACAACGGACTTTGTGTCCCGTCCACTTCTcccaagcaacaacaaccgtcAGCGACGGATTCAAACGAGTGGCAGGACATCCGAGATTTGCTGGGCATGTCATCCATCACAGCCGGATCGAAACCGTCTGGATCTTCTGATCCGGGATCACCTTGTTCCACGACCgttccggctgctgctgctggaagtgGAGTGCGAAACAAGAAAAGTTCGGCCGACACTTCGCCATCGGCCAACAGCGGCCGACTATCCAAATTGTTTGTCAACAGCTCAGGTGGAGTGGGCAGCGGCAGTTTCCgaatcagcaacaacaacaacaacaaccaactgCAACCACCCGACTGTCCTGTTCAAATCCAAGTGCACCTGAGCAACAACGACATCCATCAGCAGCCGGCGACAAGACTACGGAGGCACAGTTTGGaaag CAACAACGACTCGCTGCGTGGTAAGACAACGGACCCTCAAGCGCCGGATGTTCTCTCTACAGCGTCAGGTGGGACCACCCGACTCAACTTATCATTGGCTGTTCCGGAATTGAGCGGCAAATCTATTCCGGTTTCGCCTTCCACCGGCGGCAAACGTAAAACATCTCACG ATAGGAAGAAAGATTCATCACTGGAATTGCTGGTCCATGGCCTTCACTTGACCAAAACGGACctgaagaaaatggagaaactGACGAAAATCAATATTCATCTGCACG CGCTGTTTGCTGCCGTCGAATTTGGCCAGGTGGAAAAGGCCCGTGCTATCCTGGAAGACAACGAGGTCGACATTAACAG ttACAACAGTGACGGGCTGTCCTTGATGGATGTGGCCGTCCTGACGAACAATACTGAAATGGTCAAATTACTCATCCAACATGGAGCCAGGGAGGGAATGGAGT ATGGCAGTAAGGAATCGCTGAATTTGCATCTGGTCCAACTGCTCAACGAAGCCGAGAAACAGTTGGAAGAGAAGAGTCAGCCGTCGTCCAGTCCGGTTCGAGTGGATTTGGACAAACACGTCGCCCTCTGGAAACGGCGGGTGCGCATTTTGCGCAAAATGAAGTCGGGACTCGAACAGCTGA AGGTGCCCAACAGTCCGAACCAGGCCCGCGTCGAAGTTGTTGGAGAACATTCTGCCCACATTTGGTGGCTTCAGCCCGAAGTCGACTCTGGTGGCATTTGCACTAAatttaaag TTCAATGGTCAACTCATCCGGATTTCGCCTTCCCCGGTGGCGAGTTGGAGGTGCGCGATACGCAAATCTGGAAGCGCGGCGGAGGAGCCGAAGAATTTAACGAAGTCAACGTGACCGTCTCATCTTGCCCGTCCAACTCTCGATGCTACTTTCGTGTAGCCGCCGGCAACTTGTCCGGATACGGGTCGTTCAAAACCACTCTGCCCTCATCTGTCTTGTTATCAG TCTGGCGGATAATCGACGGCCGAAAACCTCGTTTCGCTGGCCGCCTACCCATTTTGGACGACCTATTTAGCAAa GTGCGGACATGGCGGCCTGATTACGCCTCGGAAATTCGACAGCTGGAAGACGGCCTCAACGAAGCCCCAATGAAGCAGCGCAAGAATCCAGCCAAACTCAACTTGCGGCAGTTCTTTGGCGCCAatgtcaaatttcaaaagaatctGCGCAG GGGAGTCTATTTCGCTTGCATCGTTTTCCACGAAGACAAGGTACTGGTGACGACCGAAGAATTTCCGCCGGTCGTTGAAGTCGACGATACTTATCCAGCCTCGGTCAATAACGATTTCCACTGGCTCATGAAG ATTGGCTGCACTTGGAGCGATGTGAAAACACTCCGGCAAGATATGGAGCGCAGTTCCAGTTCCGCAAACGCCCACTTCCGTATTAAACTACTTCAAGCAGCTGCTCAGCTGCAG AGCGCTTTGGGCTTGCAAGATTTGGGTCAGCTTCACTACCAGCCACTGAAAGACAGTCAAGGGACCCTGGTGATATCGAGTACCTGTCATTTGGCCAATATTAAGGCTGTGCCGTCGTCGTTGAATTTCAAGTGGCTGCCACTTTCCAAACTTCAACAGCGACGAGTGGTGACAAACGAACAAGAGAGTACGGCCAGCGATCTCCTCCTCGCCTCCCTACAG GAACAAATCAACTTCATGCAAGTCAGCAACAAACCTTTGCCCCGAGGACTCTACCTTGGCTACTTGAAGATGAAGAGTTCGGTCGATTTGATTCGCGTTTTGGTGCCCAAGGACGCGCCCAATCTCCTCCCGCATGCGAAAATACGAGACAATCCGTGGGTGTCGAG TGAAGAGTGGCAGTGGATCAAGAAATTGGCCAAAAGTCaaccacaaaacaaaaattgtaatcCAGAGATGAACGACGGAGATGGCGATGGCAGTGAGGACAAGGCAGAGTATTCGGTAATGGACGGTCTGACGGGCAAACTGAACCTCCAGCCCAGCACGGCCCAGCTGCTCTTCCAAAGTCAATTACAGAGGGCCGCCTGTCGATTGCTGGGCAGTATGGGCATCGAAGGCTCGGTCATGCAGCATCGCATTTACGAAGACGAAGTGATTGAACTCAGCCCAGATGTTTCCGTTATCCTTTTGCTTCCGCCACCAGACAGTGTGTGCGCTGTAGCCGGTCAAAGCGAGGCGCTCTTCCATCGGCCTGAATTTCTTTCAGTTCCCGTTCAAGTATTTGAAATGATTCATCTGCGCACCTACCAGCGTGATCTCATCGGCCGCTATTCTCGGCTTAGTTCCATTTTGGAACTGGATTCGAATTTGGCACAGCTGGCCATGCGCGAG GCTTTTTCGAGCGTGGAATTGGCGGAAGCCAAGCAACGCTTCCAGCGGCTGCAAGATGTTCAAGTTCAAGTTGACTCGACTTGGAGGGGATCGCGTTGGATCATGGACGTTCTTTCGCTGGCCAGGGATCGAACGATGACTGGAGTGGGTGTGGCCATTGCCGCTCTGTCGCAGCAAGTCGCTCCTTCCACTCCTCTTTTGCCTACACCGACCGAATCCTCTGAGGAATCCTCGAAGCGAACAAGGGAGAACTCGTTGAAGACGCCCAGCACTTGTTCGAGATTGATTCACTCGACAGTCTCCAATAACGAGGGGCGAATCATGGGCGGCGGTACTCCAGGCGGAGGCAAACACCGGATGCTCGTCAAAACGAAAAGTGATAACAAGCTGTTGAGCAGCCGCAACTCCATTGGGGAATCACCAGCTTTCCTCCGCGTCAACACGGTCCGATCTCGAACACCCGTCTGCCCTGAATGTTCCGTTCCACTGGATTTGCCCGGCTACGTCTCCAATTGCGGATCGTGTTCGTGCTCCAGAGCTCGTTACACTCAACCAG aaacgggCGAATTGTTTAAGCAACAGCACAGCCGCAGTAACGAAACGCTTCCGACTCCGCCGATCCTCATCACTCAAAGTGGAGCCCGCAAGTGCATATCACGAAGTGAAAATCAGTTGAACAACCTGGAATTTCAGCCTTTCCTGGACGCTGAAGGCACCGACGACAGCACTTTGCCAGTCTATGCGGCGGCCGGCCAAGAGCAGGAAGAAGAGCCGAAATATGAGCAGTCAACTGACGATCCTCCTGCTCCGCCGCCCACGAAATTGCAGCGAGGTGGATCGGGAGGCAAGAAAGGTCGTTCGACCGGCAGCATGAGATCAAACAGCCAGGAAAGTGAGTGCAGTCACCCGTCGAGATCGAGTCATACTCCTTCGTTGACGTCTTTGTCTTCGGTCGACGGCGATCCCGATTCGGGAAGCACGCGCTCGGCCGATGTCGAAAGTGGTGACGCTTCTTCTACCAGCGGAATCATTCAGGTGTACGCTGCCTACGAATCCGGTTTGGCCAACGGCACCAGCGTCAAATTGCACGTGACCACCAGAACCGTCGCTCGAGAGGTAGTGGACCTGGTGGTTCGCCAGCTCAACATGGCCGTAGGTTTGaaag GGAAAGATGGCCCCGTTTATCCGGCAGAGGAGTTTAAAAACTTTTGCTTGGTGGCCGTCATAGGAGCCAGGGAACGATGTTTGCGAGACGACTTCCGTCCGCTCCATCTTCAAAATCCGTGGAAGAAAGGTCGTCTTTATGttagacaaaaaaaggacgtGCTGGCAGCCATCGAACAAAGTGGGAGACAGCAAAAGCCTCCACCGGCCGCTCTCTGA
- the LOC124188673 gene encoding ankyrin repeat and fibronectin type-III domain-containing protein 1-like isoform X5 encodes MHLIPPTTDRKKDSSLELLVHGLHLTKTDLKKMEKLTKINIHLHALFAAVEFGQVEKARAILEDNEVDINSYNSDGLSLMDVAVLTNNTEMVKLLIQHGAREGMEYGSKESLNLHLVQLLNEAEKQLEEKSQPSSSPVRVDLDKHVALWKRRVRILRKMKSGLEQLKVPNSPNQARVEVVGEHSAHIWWLQPEVDSGGICTKFKVQWSTHPDFAFPGGELEVRDTQIWKRGGGAEEFNEVNVTVSSCPSNSRCYFRVAAGNLSGYGSFKTTLPSSVLLSVWRIIDGRKPRFAGRLPILDDLFSKVRTWRPDYASEIRQLEDGLNEAPMKQRKNPAKLNLRQFFGANVKFQKNLRRGVYFACIVFHEDKVLVTTEEFPPVVEVDDTYPASVNNDFHWLMKIGCTWSDVKTLRQDMERSSSSANAHFRIKLLQAAAQLQSALGLQDLGQLHYQPLKDSQGTLVISSTCHLANIKAVPSSLNFKWLPLSKLQQRRVVTNEQESTASDLLLASLQEQINFMQVSNKPLPRGLYLGYLKMKSSVDLIRVLVPKDAPNLLPHAKIRDNPWVSSEEWQWIKKLAKSQPQNKNCNPEMNDGDGDGSEDKAEYSVMDGLTGKLNLQPSTAQLLFQSQLQRAACRLLGSMGIEGSVMQHRIYEDEVIELSPDVSVILLLPPPDSVCAVAGQSEALFHRPEFLSVPVQVFEMIHLRTYQRDLIGRYSRLSSILELDSNLAQLAMREAFSSVELAEAKQRFQRLQDVQVQVDSTWRGSRWIMDVLSLARDRTMTGVGVAIAALSQQVAPSTPLLPTPTESSEESSKRTRENSLKTPSTCSRLIHSTVSNNEGRIMGGGTPGGGKHRMLVKTKSDNKLLSSRNSIGESPAFLRVNTVRSRTPVCPECSVPLDLPGYVSNCGSCSCSRARYTQPETGELFKQQHSRSNETLPTPPILITQSGARKCISRSENQLNNLEFQPFLDAEGTDDSTLPVYAAAGQEQEEEPKYEQSTDDPPAPPPTKLQRGGSGGKKGRSTGSMRSNSQESECSHPSRSSHTPSLTSLSSVDGDPDSGSTRSADVESGDASSTSGIIQVYAAYESGLANGTSVKLHVTTRTVAREVVDLVVRQLNMAVGLKGKDGPVYPAEEFKNFCLVAVIGARERCLRDDFRPLHLQNPWKKGRLYVRQKKDVLAAIEQSGRQQKPPPAAL; translated from the exons ATGCATCTCATACCGCCAACGACAG ATAGGAAGAAAGATTCATCACTGGAATTGCTGGTCCATGGCCTTCACTTGACCAAAACGGACctgaagaaaatggagaaactGACGAAAATCAATATTCATCTGCACG CGCTGTTTGCTGCCGTCGAATTTGGCCAGGTGGAAAAGGCCCGTGCTATCCTGGAAGACAACGAGGTCGACATTAACAG ttACAACAGTGACGGGCTGTCCTTGATGGATGTGGCCGTCCTGACGAACAATACTGAAATGGTCAAATTACTCATCCAACATGGAGCCAGGGAGGGAATGGAGT ATGGCAGTAAGGAATCGCTGAATTTGCATCTGGTCCAACTGCTCAACGAAGCCGAGAAACAGTTGGAAGAGAAGAGTCAGCCGTCGTCCAGTCCGGTTCGAGTGGATTTGGACAAACACGTCGCCCTCTGGAAACGGCGGGTGCGCATTTTGCGCAAAATGAAGTCGGGACTCGAACAGCTGA AGGTGCCCAACAGTCCGAACCAGGCCCGCGTCGAAGTTGTTGGAGAACATTCTGCCCACATTTGGTGGCTTCAGCCCGAAGTCGACTCTGGTGGCATTTGCACTAAatttaaag TTCAATGGTCAACTCATCCGGATTTCGCCTTCCCCGGTGGCGAGTTGGAGGTGCGCGATACGCAAATCTGGAAGCGCGGCGGAGGAGCCGAAGAATTTAACGAAGTCAACGTGACCGTCTCATCTTGCCCGTCCAACTCTCGATGCTACTTTCGTGTAGCCGCCGGCAACTTGTCCGGATACGGGTCGTTCAAAACCACTCTGCCCTCATCTGTCTTGTTATCAG TCTGGCGGATAATCGACGGCCGAAAACCTCGTTTCGCTGGCCGCCTACCCATTTTGGACGACCTATTTAGCAAa GTGCGGACATGGCGGCCTGATTACGCCTCGGAAATTCGACAGCTGGAAGACGGCCTCAACGAAGCCCCAATGAAGCAGCGCAAGAATCCAGCCAAACTCAACTTGCGGCAGTTCTTTGGCGCCAatgtcaaatttcaaaagaatctGCGCAG GGGAGTCTATTTCGCTTGCATCGTTTTCCACGAAGACAAGGTACTGGTGACGACCGAAGAATTTCCGCCGGTCGTTGAAGTCGACGATACTTATCCAGCCTCGGTCAATAACGATTTCCACTGGCTCATGAAG ATTGGCTGCACTTGGAGCGATGTGAAAACACTCCGGCAAGATATGGAGCGCAGTTCCAGTTCCGCAAACGCCCACTTCCGTATTAAACTACTTCAAGCAGCTGCTCAGCTGCAG AGCGCTTTGGGCTTGCAAGATTTGGGTCAGCTTCACTACCAGCCACTGAAAGACAGTCAAGGGACCCTGGTGATATCGAGTACCTGTCATTTGGCCAATATTAAGGCTGTGCCGTCGTCGTTGAATTTCAAGTGGCTGCCACTTTCCAAACTTCAACAGCGACGAGTGGTGACAAACGAACAAGAGAGTACGGCCAGCGATCTCCTCCTCGCCTCCCTACAG GAACAAATCAACTTCATGCAAGTCAGCAACAAACCTTTGCCCCGAGGACTCTACCTTGGCTACTTGAAGATGAAGAGTTCGGTCGATTTGATTCGCGTTTTGGTGCCCAAGGACGCGCCCAATCTCCTCCCGCATGCGAAAATACGAGACAATCCGTGGGTGTCGAG TGAAGAGTGGCAGTGGATCAAGAAATTGGCCAAAAGTCaaccacaaaacaaaaattgtaatcCAGAGATGAACGACGGAGATGGCGATGGCAGTGAGGACAAGGCAGAGTATTCGGTAATGGACGGTCTGACGGGCAAACTGAACCTCCAGCCCAGCACGGCCCAGCTGCTCTTCCAAAGTCAATTACAGAGGGCCGCCTGTCGATTGCTGGGCAGTATGGGCATCGAAGGCTCGGTCATGCAGCATCGCATTTACGAAGACGAAGTGATTGAACTCAGCCCAGATGTTTCCGTTATCCTTTTGCTTCCGCCACCAGACAGTGTGTGCGCTGTAGCCGGTCAAAGCGAGGCGCTCTTCCATCGGCCTGAATTTCTTTCAGTTCCCGTTCAAGTATTTGAAATGATTCATCTGCGCACCTACCAGCGTGATCTCATCGGCCGCTATTCTCGGCTTAGTTCCATTTTGGAACTGGATTCGAATTTGGCACAGCTGGCCATGCGCGAG GCTTTTTCGAGCGTGGAATTGGCGGAAGCCAAGCAACGCTTCCAGCGGCTGCAAGATGTTCAAGTTCAAGTTGACTCGACTTGGAGGGGATCGCGTTGGATCATGGACGTTCTTTCGCTGGCCAGGGATCGAACGATGACTGGAGTGGGTGTGGCCATTGCCGCTCTGTCGCAGCAAGTCGCTCCTTCCACTCCTCTTTTGCCTACACCGACCGAATCCTCTGAGGAATCCTCGAAGCGAACAAGGGAGAACTCGTTGAAGACGCCCAGCACTTGTTCGAGATTGATTCACTCGACAGTCTCCAATAACGAGGGGCGAATCATGGGCGGCGGTACTCCAGGCGGAGGCAAACACCGGATGCTCGTCAAAACGAAAAGTGATAACAAGCTGTTGAGCAGCCGCAACTCCATTGGGGAATCACCAGCTTTCCTCCGCGTCAACACGGTCCGATCTCGAACACCCGTCTGCCCTGAATGTTCCGTTCCACTGGATTTGCCCGGCTACGTCTCCAATTGCGGATCGTGTTCGTGCTCCAGAGCTCGTTACACTCAACCAG aaacgggCGAATTGTTTAAGCAACAGCACAGCCGCAGTAACGAAACGCTTCCGACTCCGCCGATCCTCATCACTCAAAGTGGAGCCCGCAAGTGCATATCACGAAGTGAAAATCAGTTGAACAACCTGGAATTTCAGCCTTTCCTGGACGCTGAAGGCACCGACGACAGCACTTTGCCAGTCTATGCGGCGGCCGGCCAAGAGCAGGAAGAAGAGCCGAAATATGAGCAGTCAACTGACGATCCTCCTGCTCCGCCGCCCACGAAATTGCAGCGAGGTGGATCGGGAGGCAAGAAAGGTCGTTCGACCGGCAGCATGAGATCAAACAGCCAGGAAAGTGAGTGCAGTCACCCGTCGAGATCGAGTCATACTCCTTCGTTGACGTCTTTGTCTTCGGTCGACGGCGATCCCGATTCGGGAAGCACGCGCTCGGCCGATGTCGAAAGTGGTGACGCTTCTTCTACCAGCGGAATCATTCAGGTGTACGCTGCCTACGAATCCGGTTTGGCCAACGGCACCAGCGTCAAATTGCACGTGACCACCAGAACCGTCGCTCGAGAGGTAGTGGACCTGGTGGTTCGCCAGCTCAACATGGCCGTAGGTTTGaaag GGAAAGATGGCCCCGTTTATCCGGCAGAGGAGTTTAAAAACTTTTGCTTGGTGGCCGTCATAGGAGCCAGGGAACGATGTTTGCGAGACGACTTCCGTCCGCTCCATCTTCAAAATCCGTGGAAGAAAGGTCGTCTTTATGttagacaaaaaaaggacgtGCTGGCAGCCATCGAACAAAGTGGGAGACAGCAAAAGCCTCCACCGGCCGCTCTCTGA